One genomic window of Vibrio natriegens NBRC 15636 = ATCC 14048 = DSM 759 includes the following:
- the aroG gene encoding 3-deoxy-7-phosphoheptulonate synthase AroG produces the protein MFQTDDVRINRVKELLPPVAVLEKFPTTETAASTTFDCRNAIHNILEGKDDRLLVIVGPCSIHDPQAAVEYGKKLKVLRDELGEQLEVVMRVYFEKPRTTVGWKGLINDPYLNDTYKLNDGLRIGRKLLLDLTDMGLPTASEFLDMITPQYVADLISWGAIGARTTESQVHRELASGLSCPVGFKNGTDGNIKIATDAIRSASASHHFLSVTKYGHSAIVETAGNPDCHIILRGGKEPNYSAAHVTQIKDELDAAGLPKKVMIDFSHANSSKQFKRQMLVSDDVSEQIAGGEDAIFGVMIESHLVEGRQDLVDGKAATYGQSITDACIGWEDTEVVLRQLSDAVKARRNK, from the coding sequence ATGTTTCAAACTGATGATGTAAGAATAAATAGAGTAAAAGAACTGTTGCCACCTGTTGCAGTTTTAGAGAAATTTCCAACCACTGAAACCGCTGCTTCAACTACTTTTGATTGTCGTAATGCTATTCATAACATCTTGGAAGGAAAAGACGACAGACTGCTTGTTATCGTGGGTCCATGTTCGATCCATGATCCGCAAGCTGCTGTTGAATACGGTAAAAAGCTGAAAGTACTTCGCGACGAGCTAGGTGAGCAGTTAGAAGTTGTGATGCGAGTCTACTTTGAAAAGCCACGTACGACCGTAGGTTGGAAAGGACTTATTAACGACCCGTACCTAAATGACACATACAAACTGAACGATGGTCTGCGTATCGGACGTAAACTGCTTCTTGACCTCACTGATATGGGATTACCAACAGCCAGTGAGTTCCTTGACATGATCACGCCTCAATACGTTGCCGATCTTATTAGCTGGGGCGCGATAGGTGCACGTACGACAGAATCACAGGTACACCGCGAATTAGCTTCAGGTTTGTCCTGTCCGGTTGGCTTTAAAAACGGTACTGACGGAAACATCAAGATTGCGACTGACGCAATTCGTTCGGCAAGTGCGTCTCACCACTTCTTATCGGTAACCAAATACGGCCACTCTGCGATTGTTGAAACCGCAGGTAACCCAGATTGTCACATTATTTTGCGCGGTGGTAAGGAACCAAACTACAGCGCGGCTCATGTTACCCAAATTAAAGATGAGCTAGATGCAGCAGGTCTGCCTAAGAAAGTGATGATCGACTTCAGCCACGCTAACAGCTCTAAGCAGTTCAAGCGTCAGATGCTGGTATCGGATGATGTATCAGAGCAGATTGCTGGCGGAGAAGATGCTATTTTTGGTGTGATGATTGAATCGCATCTGGTAGAAGGTCGCCAAGATCTTGTTGATGGTAAGGCTGCAACTTATGGTCAGTCTATCACTGATGCATGTATCGGCTGGGAAGACACTGAAGTTGTGTTACGTCAGCTTTCAGATGCAGTGAAAGCACGTCGCAATAAGTAA